A genomic region of Caenorhabditis elegans chromosome V contains the following coding sequences:
- the elt-7 gene encoding Transcription factor elt-7 (Confirmed by transcript evidence) — MLPETTTLQPLPSVTTIMNEPPARSPMEDYYLFNQFQYNQNPYVYPPQPVYYNTWQDASTHHFDPFQSYQIPSPYEQPIQSSMCTTPLQPLEDSRIIFDESLTKNENEQKSFVEQDSSYESSGNRFGSQKGKKIAKVIRDACCSHCSTTTTTLWRKNDEGNLECNACNLYYRHNKVKRPLSLCKQKPTTRKRRQAKKE; from the exons ATGCTCCCTGAAACTACTACTCTTCAACCACTTCCATCTGTTACGACTATCATGAATGAGCCGCCAGCGAGAAGTCCAATGGAGGactattatttatttaatcaatttcaatataatcaaaa TCCATATGTCTACCCACCGCAGCCCGTGTACTACAATACTTGGCAAGATGCTTCAACTCATCACTTTGATCCATTCCAGAGTTATCAAATTCCATCTCCATACGAACAACCAATTCAGTCGTCAATGTGTACTACTCCATTACAACCACTTGAAGATTccagaattatttttgatgaaagcttgacgaaaaatgaaaatgagcaaaaatccTTTGTGGAGCAAGATAGCAGTTACGAATCATCTGGAAACCGATTTGGTTCACAGAAGGgaaagaaaattgcaaaa gtaattcgTGATGCGTGCTGCTCACACTGCTCAACAACTACAACCACACTTTGGCGTAAAAATGATGAAGGGAATCTTGAGTGCAA tgcTTGCAACTTGTATTACCGTCACAACAAAGTGAAACGCCCGTTATCCCTCTGCAAGCAGAAGCCAACTACTCGAAAGCGGCGtcaagcaaaaaaagaatag
- the elt-7 gene encoding Transcription factor elt-7 (Confirmed by transcript evidence) has translation MCTTPLQPLEDSRIIFDESLTKNENEQKSFVEQDSSYESSGNRFGSQKGKKIAKVIRDACCSHCSTTTTTLWRKNDEGNLECNACNLYYRHNKVKRPLSLCKQKPTTRKRRQAKKE, from the exons ATGTGTACTACTCCATTACAACCACTTGAAGATTccagaattatttttgatgaaagcttgacgaaaaatgaaaatgagcaaaaatccTTTGTGGAGCAAGATAGCAGTTACGAATCATCTGGAAACCGATTTGGTTCACAGAAGGgaaagaaaattgcaaaa gtaattcgTGATGCGTGCTGCTCACACTGCTCAACAACTACAACCACACTTTGGCGTAAAAATGATGAAGGGAATCTTGAGTGCAA tgcTTGCAACTTGTATTACCGTCACAACAAAGTGAAACGCCCGTTATCCCTCTGCAAGCAGAAGCCAACTACTCGAAAGCGGCGtcaagcaaaaaaagaatag
- the C18G1.1 gene encoding Endoplasmic reticulum transmembrane protein (Confirmed by transcript evidence) encodes MIFINTRPVDENAQCERRPSKAPSHSGHSHPHDGTAHVLRLSLSLILFYLLVSIFPAILFYPVSLLSMLVPVLALFFALCSIRGDYQSTQWPILFIALIGILLKIAAIVVYISLFPLKDYSRKPGRGPQRTEAEMKHYRTVFYIILSTVEFFILIIGVCLKWQLVTLHQREQIQKRRSTLVSSRPLIEGEPGAGGPRRSLQQV; translated from the exons ATGATCTTTATCAATACAAGGCCAGTTGATGAGAATGCACAATGTGAGCGGAGGCCTTCAAAAGCACCCAGTCACTCTGGGCACAGTCATCCGCACGATGGGACGGCTCATGTTTTG agaCTATCTCTCTCCTTGATCCTGTTCTACCTACTCGTCTCAATCTTCCCGGCAATTCTCTTCTATCCGGTGTCCCTTCTGAGCATGCTCGTACCAGTTTTGGCTCTTTTCTTCGCGTTATGCTCAATTCGAGGCGACTATCAAAGTACGCAATGGCCCATTCTCTTCATTGCTCTCATCGGAATTCTCCTCAAAATCGCGGCGATTGTCGTTTATATTTCGTTGTTCCCGCTCAAAGATTATTCGAGAAAACCCGGAAGGGGACCGC aaagaacCGAAGCAGAAATGAAGCATTACCGTACAGTATTCTACATTATTCTCTCGACGGTAGAGTTCTTCATTCTCATTATTGGAGTTTGCTTGAAATGGCAACTTGTCACACTTCATCAAAGAGAGCAGATCCAAAAAAGA AGATCTACTCTGGTATCAAGTCGCCCATTAATCGAAGGAGAACCCGGCGCAGGTGGTCCTCGAAGATCTCTTCAACAAgtgtga
- the Y60C6A.1 gene encoding CX domain-containing protein (Confirmed by transcript evidence): MHFPIVLLSLFLAVAVSMAPPQKYSDIFEPISNGLKVIKDPSVPIRVGRIEFYWDGHFQETFENPVQCEVSVLSDDWSLGKVKFRDGRAPKSMRFSCPAGAYCDSFDCAQRDYWSVIFMILALILLLSLLLLVINSVFCKKRNHTYIILQAHDKADKEHVELQEHVEEPEENFNDDTDEEEHVEEEQQKMICCPKYGVPNPVPMYTGNLDGYNYYVIGVYP, translated from the exons ATGCATTTTCCAATTgtccttctctctctctttctggCTGTTGCGGTCTCCATGGCACCACCCCAAAAGTACTCGGACATTTTCGAGCCTATCAGCAACGGCTTGAAGGTTATCAAGGATCCGTCGGTTCCGATCAG agtcGGAAGAATAGAGTTCTACTGGGATGGACACTTTCAGGAGACATTTGAAAACCCAGTCCAATGTGAAGTAAGCGTTCTCTCGGATGATTGGTCGCTTGGAAAAGTGAAGTTTCGGGATGGAAGGGCTCCGAAATCAATGCGTTTTTCATGTCCGGCAGGAGCATACTGTGATTCTTTTGACTGTGCTCAACGAGATTATTGGAGTGTTATCTTCATGATATT AGCATTGATTCTTCTGCTTTCACTCCTCTTGTTGGTCATCAACTCGGTGTTTTGCAAGAAACGCAATCATACTTACATCATCCTTCAAGCTCACGATAAAGCCGACAAGGAGCACGtggagctccaggagcacGTGGAAGAACCAGAAGAAAACTTCAATGATGACACTGATGAAGAGGAACATGTGGAGGAAGAGCAACAGAAGATGATTTGTTGTCCAAAGTATGGAGTACCGAACCCAGTCCCGATGTACACCGGAAATCTCGACGGATACAACTACTATGTAATTGGTGTTTACCCTTGA